One genomic window of Salvia miltiorrhiza cultivar Shanhuang (shh) chromosome 4, IMPLAD_Smil_shh, whole genome shotgun sequence includes the following:
- the LOC131021843 gene encoding polyadenylate-binding protein 2-like has translation MEEEEHEVYGADIPDVGEMEADADVDMPGADDDAAAKELDEMKKRLKEMEEEAAALREMQAKVEKEMGSVQDPASTAAAQANKEEVDARSVFVGNVDYACTPEEVQQHFQSCGTVNRVTILTDKFGQPKGFAYVEFIEQEAVQEALQLNESELHGRQLKVMVKRTNVPGMKQYRPRRFNPYLAYGYRRPYAPPHFYSPYGYGKVPRFRRPSRYMPYY, from the exons atggaggaagAGGAGCATGAGGTGTACGGCGCCGATATACCAGACGTAGGCGAGATGGAAGCCGATGCAGACGTCGACATGCCGGGAGCCGACGATGACGCTGCCGCCAAG GAATTGGATGAGATGAAGAAGCGATTGAAGGAGATGGAAGAGGAAGCAGCGGCGCTTCGTGAAATGCAGGCCAAAGTTGAGAAGGAGATGGGTTCTGTTCAAG ATCCTGCTAGTACTGCTGCAGCTCAGGCAAACAAGGAGGAGGTGGATGCAAGATCTGTCTTTGTTGGCAAT gtTGATTATGCTTGCACTCCAGAGGAAGTTCAACAGCATTTTCAATCATGTGGAACTGTAAACCGCGTCACTATTTTGACAGACAAGTTTGGGCAGCCAAAGGGCTTTGCATATGTTGAATTTATTGAGCAAGAAGCCGTTCAAGAGGCCCTGCAACTGAATGAATCTGAGTTACACGGACGCCAATTGAAG GTAATGGTGAAGAGAACAAATGTTCCTGGAATGAAACAATACAGGCCAAGGCGATTCAATCCCTACCTTGCATATGGATATCGGAGGCCTTATGCACCCCCGCATTTCTACTCTCCCTATGGCTACGG CAAGGTGCCTAGGTTCAGGCGCCCATCACGCTACATGCCGTATTACTGA